The Solanum lycopersicum chromosome 9, SLM_r2.1 genome window below encodes:
- the LOC138338419 gene encoding uncharacterized protein: protein MKDCPQACVFEAEQQPSPAIVPARNSNNGKGCQQIGQGGNKIGSCGGRGKGNAQPGREAASVDERAHCYAFPGKNEVEASDAVITCTIFFYDRMTNVLFDPGSTYFYVSISFASNFEMLFDVLDAHIHVSTPVGESVIVTDVYHAFLNLFMGLQTWGDLVILDIHDFDIILGMTWLSPNYVVLNCNTKSVTLEIPGKEKLEREGVERPRQAETISSIRASKLVDQGCLAYLAHVRDI from the coding sequence ATGAAAGACTGTCCACAAGCGTGTGTGTTTGAGGCCGAACAACAACCTTCTCCAGCAATTGTACCCGCGAGAAACAGTAATAATGGTAAAGGATGTCAACAAATTGGTCAAGGAGGAAATAAAATAGGCAGCTGTGGAGGCAGAGGTAAGGGTAATGCGCAACCTGGCAGAGAGGCAGCTAGTGTGGATGAGCGAGCACATTGCTATGCCTTTCCAGGTAAAAATGAAGTAGAGGCGTCTGATGCAGTGATCACATGTACTATTTTCTTCTATGATCGGATGACtaatgtgttgtttgatccaggttctacctATTTTTATGTGTCTATAAGTTTTGCCTCTAATTTTGAGATGCTATTTGATGTTCTTGATGCACATATACATGTTTCTACACCGGTTGGAGAGTCAGTCATAGTCACTGATGTCTATCATGCTTTCCTTAATTTGTTTATGGGACTTCAGACTTGGGGTGATTTGGTGATTTTGGATattcatgattttgatattatcttaGGCATGACTTGGTTGTCTCCCAACTATGTTGTGCTTAATTGTAATACTAAGTCAGTGACTCTAGAAATTCCGGGAAAGGAAAAATTAGAGCGGGAAGGGGTGGAGAGGCCTAGACAAGCTGAGACAATATCCTCCATCCGGGCTAGTAAACTAGTAGATCAGGGTTGTTTAGCTTATTTGGCTCATGTTAGGGATATTTAG